GGCATACACAGAATTGCTTACGAAAAGTACTACCCCCAAGGCCATAAGAAAAACCTTTGGCAATAATTTGGACATTTTCTCTATTCTGTGGTTTGTTGCAGAAATGTGTCTTTCGAAACAGAATCTTCATGACATCATCCGGGGGGCGAAAGATAATTCTTTCAGATTCTGTTGTGATATTATGCTGACAATTTTGCTCGAGAAGGGGATCAAGGCCGTTTTGCCAACATGACTGACGCCAAAACAAAACCCATGCCAACAGGAAGATATCACGGGAAAGGATTGCTCCTTCTGGCAATGGAAATCATGACATTTCTGCGACAATACCAAACGACCGCATAGAGATGAAAGCACAAAAAATGACTTATCGCCTAACAAGAAAACCCCTTTTCCGGGGCAGCAGCGCAGATCAGCGGTTAAAATGGAAAGTGCGTGATTGGGCAAAACATTGATCATCCGGCTTGTATGTGCGCTCGTGAATTGAGTAGGCACCGGGCAGGATTTCGATCAGATTATAAAAATTGCGGTGCCGGTTTGAGCGCCGGCCGCGGCTACTTGTGGCCGTCCCGGCACTTGCAACCACAGGTCCTTTCTCATTGTCGATCTCAAGAGACTCAACATGGGATACATGCGCATGGCCGCACAAGATCAGATCAACCTGGCTAGCCTGAGCCGCTGCGAGAGCTTCCGTACCGTTTATCGAAATATCGTGAGGAATAAGTCCTTCGAGGGTGGTGAGGTGGTGGTGCAGCATCAAGACCTTAAAGGCACCCGCCGGCTGCCGATCGAAGAAGTCCGAAATACCCCGGACAATCGCACTTGTCACTTTGCCCCCTTTTATGGTTAGGCCGTGGGCTGAATTGAAGCCCATAACTGCAAGACCCTCTTGTTCGTGTGTCCGAACCAGATCAGCACCAAAATAGGTCTGAAACCGAGCCACGGGTTTTACCAGCCGCATCCAGGGGCTCCACCACGGATATACGTCGTGGTTTCCGGGGACCACCATGTAGGGTGCGGTAAAACGATTCAGGAAGGCCAAGGCCTCCCTGAATTGTTTATGCAAAGCTCTTTGTGTAAGGTCACCACTGACCGCAACCATATCCACATTCGCCTGGGCTACATCTTCGATTAATGCATCGAGAATGTGCGGAAACGCTATACGGCCAAAGTGGATATCCGAGACATGCGCTATTTTCAACGCTAACGTACCGGGAAAGTGATTACAATCATCCCCTAAAGCATCATGTTCATCGGCTGCTCGAGGTATTGCTTGACGGTATTCAGGAATTGGGCTCCTGTAGCACCATCAACAACACGATGATCGCATGAG
This region of Bacteroidota bacterium genomic DNA includes:
- a CDS encoding metallophosphoesterase; translation: MKIAHVSDIHFGRIAFPHILDALIEDVAQANVDMVAVSGDLTQRALHKQFREALAFLNRFTAPYMVVPGNHDVYPWWSPWMRLVKPVARFQTYFGADLVRTHEQEGLAVMGFNSAHGLTIKGGKVTSAIVRGISDFFDRQPAGAFKVLMLHHHLTTLEGLIPHDISINGTEALAAAQASQVDLILCGHAHVSHVESLEIDNEKGPVVASAGTATSSRGRRSNRHRNFYNLIEILPGAYSIHERTYKPDDQCFAQSRTFHFNR